In the Hordeum vulgare subsp. vulgare chromosome 7H, MorexV3_pseudomolecules_assembly, whole genome shotgun sequence genome, one interval contains:
- the LOC123408171 gene encoding uncharacterized protein LOC123408171, producing the protein MDSSNTQSEGSQPHVPKNPSMSSCRKKKTDDDATLLEDVKEHIDEFINASMDEHKTCFKKTIQKMFGMSKAVAERSAAAKEAEVESALPLETSVSQ; encoded by the exons ATGGATTCCAGCAATACACAGTCTGAAGGTTCTCAGCCACATGTTCCTAAAAACCCTAGCATGTCATCGTGCCGGAAGAAGAAAACCGATGATGATGCTACACTCCTTGAAGATGTAAAAGAGCACATTGACGAGTTCATCAATGCCTCCATGGACGAGCACAAGACCTGCTTCAAGAAGACCATTCAGAAG ATGTTCGGGATGTCAAAGGCTGTTGCGGAGCGGTCCGCTGCAGCAAAGGAAGCTGAAGTCGAAAGCGCCTTGCCTCTTGAGACCAGTGTGTCCCAGTAG
- the LOC123411882 gene encoding protein FAR1-RELATED SEQUENCE 9-like isoform X1: MDIRQGSQEELLRMRKNGEEGKKGEDHRNSLSRKEATEELIGCTVHSEEEAYKLYCDYGHRIGFSVRKGKQSYFIGTRDIRTKDYYCSKEGLKYDEPVTEANFNRPDTRTNCKAMVRFRVDEKGRWTVIRFVPVHNHQLAKPGERHLLRSAKSFAVGKSGVIDPAESAESHAMNGSSDRTVGDISEPPGYTTRDCYNRDNVQNITLIAAGDIQSLVSYFKRRTNEEGMFYWDVQVDQEGRMTNFFFRDGKSRSDYDCFGDAVIFDTTYRTNKYSLICAPFVGVNHHWHNIVFGFAFLLDDSTASYVWLFKSFLESMGGRSPKSIFTDQDEAIMQAAEQVFPNTQHCFSYWHILKNAQSHLGTVNTSQAFQNMFMKCMQGCDIEMELQESWDAMLDEYKLQDNDWLNGLYKFHNRWCSVFNQDTFDGGINSSQWGEVSNNILTGIADESTSLTRFALLLEKVVKTLRRNESEEDFRCSQTAPVRAIKHSTVLKQAAESYTHRLYKLFEAEFLDGCGATSCHESSCGGSLLRFEITMQGRGSKMWTVLLDTSTMEISCGCRKFERMGLLCSHAMKAFSLQNVDMVPEKYILKRWTKDARRSMYNPSQEDSTQQECTEAELAYRNRAMQYAYNLVLKSQELEEARKIFWDSLETGEKALEVFFEMRSLHAQSAKDASKGEKKKKKISKGPSAKKAKQALASSSAPPVLIAQTTEQQFQPAQDPHGNGTIGRSYYYQVFPSPMQPNQIFMHPNTMPVCAPQTALIKNAERLLASCALMTSRICQHMPRCVLIQILVARRTSKGHKGLLDVFFPDFLLEMATTKYQPPGVDLLSTVTEGSWFQ; the protein is encoded by the exons ATGGATATCAGACAAGGCTCACAAGAGGAATTGCTTCGAATGAGGAAAAATGGCGAAGAAGGAAAGAAGGGGGAAGACCATCGAAATTCCTTGAGCCGCAAGGAGGCGACCGAGGAGCTTATCGGTTGCACGGTCCACAGTGAGGAAGAGGCGTACAAGCTCTACTGCGACTATGGACATCGGATCGGTTTTAGTGTCCGGAAGGGCAAGCAGTCCTACTTCATTGGCACCAGGGACATCCGGACAAAAGATTactactgctccaaggaagggCTTAAATACGACGAGCCTGTCACGGAAGCGAATTTCAATCGGCCGGACACAAGAACGAATTGCAAGGCGATGGTCCGCTTTAGAGTCGATGAGAAAGGGCGTTGGACCGTCATACGCTTTGTTCCCGTGCACAATCACCAGTTGGCCAAACCTGGGGAGAGGCATCTGTTGAGATCCGCCAAGTCATTTGCTGTTGGAAAATCAGGTGTTATAGATCCAGCAGAATCTGCTGAATCACATGCAATGAATGGTTCCTCTGACAGGACCGTGGGTGATATTAGTGAGCCTCCAGGCTACACGACAAGGGATTGCTACAATCGTGACAATGTGCAGAATATAACGCTAATTGCGGCAGGAGACATCCAAAGTCTTGTAAGCTACTTCAAGCGTAGAACCAACGAGGAAGGAATGTTCTATTGGGATGTCCAAGTTGATCAAGAAGGTCGCATGACTAACTTCTTCTTCAGGGATGGTAAAAGTAGAAGTGATTATGACTGCTTTGGGGATGCTGTTATATTTGACACAACCTACCGCACAAATAAATATAGCCTGATATGTGCCCCTTTTGTTGGAGTTAACCACCATTGGCACAATATTGTTTTCGGATTTGCGTTCTTGTTAGATGACTCCACTGCTTCCTATGTTTGGCTATTTAAATCATTTTTGGAGTCAATGGGTGGCCGATCGCCAAAATCGATTTTCACTGACCAAGATGAGGCTATTATGCAGGCAGCCGAGCAGGTGTTTCCTAACACGCAGCATTGCTTCTCCTACTGGCATATTCTGAAGAATGCACAGTCTCATTTAGGCACTGTAAATACTTCTCAAGCATTTCAAAATATGTTTATGAAGTGCATGCAAGGATGTGACATAGAAATGGAACTTCAGGAATcttgggatgctatgcttgatgaatacaaacTACAGGATAATGATTGGCTTAATGGCCTTTATAAGTTTCATAACAGATGGTGCTCGGTATTTAACCAAGATACTTTTGAtggtgggattaattcatcccaGTGGGGAGAGGTCTCAAACAATATCCTCACTGGAATTGCTGATGAATCTACTTCTCTAACAAGATTTGCTCTCTTGCTGGAAAAGGTTGTGAAAACACTACGTAGAAATGAGTCAGAAGAGGATTTTCGCTGCAGCCAAACTGCTCCAGTTCGTGCAATCAAGCACAGTACAGTTCTGAAGCAGGCTGCAGAGTCTTATACACATAGGTTGTACAAATTATTTGAGGCTGAATTTCTGGATGGATGTGGAGCAACTTCATGTCATGAAAGTTCCTGTGGTGGAAGCTTATTGAGGTTTGAAATAACAATGCAGGGCAGGGGTTCAAAAATGTGGACTGTTCTTCTTGATACATCCACAATGGAAATCTCTTGTGGTTGCAGAAAGTTTGAAAGGATGGGTCTTCTTTGTTCTCATGCTATGAAAGCGTTCAGCCTGCAGAATGTGGATATGGTTCCTGAAAAGTACATCTTGAAACGCTGGACGAAAGATGCCAGGAGAAGCATGTATAATCCCAGTCAAGAAGATTCAACACAACAGGAATGTACCGAGGCTGAACTTGCATATCGCAATCGCGCAATGCAGTATGCGTATAACCTTGTATTGAAGAGCCAGGAACTGGAAGAAGCAAGAAAGATATTCTGGGACTCCCTTGAAACAGGAGAGAAGGCATTAGAAGTGTTCTTCGAAATGAGAAGCCTGCACGCTCAATCTGCAAAAGATGCCAGtaaaggggagaagaagaagaagaaaatatctAAAGGACCAAGCGCCA AAAAAGCGAAGCAAGCCCTGGCATCTTCCTCGGCTCCTCCGGTACTAATTGCCCAAACTACTGAGCAGCAGTTTCAACCTGCACAAGATCCGCATGGTAATGGAACCATTGGAAGATCATATTACTATCAG GTTTTTCCATCTCCTATGCAACCAAACCAGATCTTCATGCATCCAAATACAATGCCTGTTTGTGCACCACAG
- the LOC123411882 gene encoding protein FAR1-RELATED SEQUENCE 9-like isoform X2, which yields MDIRQGSQEELLRMRKNGEEGKKGEDHRNSLSRKEATEELIGCTVHSEEEAYKLYCDYGHRIGFSVRKGKQSYFIGTRDIRTKDYYCSKEGLKYDEPVTEANFNRPDTRTNCKAMVRFRVDEKGRWTVIRFVPVHNHQLAKPGERHLLRSAKSFAVGKSGVIDPAESAESHAMNGSSDRTVGDISEPPGYTTRDCYNRDNVQNITLIAAGDIQSLVSYFKRRTNEEGMFYWDVQVDQEGRMTNFFFRDGKSRSDYDCFGDAVIFDTTYRTNKYSLICAPFVGVNHHWHNIVFGFAFLLDDSTASYVWLFKSFLESMGGRSPKSIFTDQDEAIMQAAEQVFPNTQHCFSYWHILKNAQSHLGTVNTSQAFQNMFMKCMQGCDIEMELQESWDAMLDEYKLQDNDWLNGLYKFHNRWCSVFNQDTFDGGINSSQWGEVSNNILTGIADESTSLTRFALLLEKVVKTLRRNESEEDFRCSQTAPVRAIKHSTVLKQAAESYTHRLYKLFEAEFLDGCGATSCHESSCGGSLLRFEITMQGRGSKMWTVLLDTSTMEISCGCRKFERMGLLCSHAMKAFSLQNVDMVPEKYILKRWTKDARRSMYNPSQEDSTQQECTEAELAYRNRAMQYAYNLVLKSQELEEARKIFWDSLETGEKALEVFFEMRSLHAQSAKDASKGEKKKKKISKGPSAKKAKQALASSSAPPVLIAQTTEQQFQPAQDPHGNGTIGRSYYYQVFPSPMQPNQIFMHPNTMPVCAPQQDLSAYAAVRPNSNFGGAKNI from the exons ATGGATATCAGACAAGGCTCACAAGAGGAATTGCTTCGAATGAGGAAAAATGGCGAAGAAGGAAAGAAGGGGGAAGACCATCGAAATTCCTTGAGCCGCAAGGAGGCGACCGAGGAGCTTATCGGTTGCACGGTCCACAGTGAGGAAGAGGCGTACAAGCTCTACTGCGACTATGGACATCGGATCGGTTTTAGTGTCCGGAAGGGCAAGCAGTCCTACTTCATTGGCACCAGGGACATCCGGACAAAAGATTactactgctccaaggaagggCTTAAATACGACGAGCCTGTCACGGAAGCGAATTTCAATCGGCCGGACACAAGAACGAATTGCAAGGCGATGGTCCGCTTTAGAGTCGATGAGAAAGGGCGTTGGACCGTCATACGCTTTGTTCCCGTGCACAATCACCAGTTGGCCAAACCTGGGGAGAGGCATCTGTTGAGATCCGCCAAGTCATTTGCTGTTGGAAAATCAGGTGTTATAGATCCAGCAGAATCTGCTGAATCACATGCAATGAATGGTTCCTCTGACAGGACCGTGGGTGATATTAGTGAGCCTCCAGGCTACACGACAAGGGATTGCTACAATCGTGACAATGTGCAGAATATAACGCTAATTGCGGCAGGAGACATCCAAAGTCTTGTAAGCTACTTCAAGCGTAGAACCAACGAGGAAGGAATGTTCTATTGGGATGTCCAAGTTGATCAAGAAGGTCGCATGACTAACTTCTTCTTCAGGGATGGTAAAAGTAGAAGTGATTATGACTGCTTTGGGGATGCTGTTATATTTGACACAACCTACCGCACAAATAAATATAGCCTGATATGTGCCCCTTTTGTTGGAGTTAACCACCATTGGCACAATATTGTTTTCGGATTTGCGTTCTTGTTAGATGACTCCACTGCTTCCTATGTTTGGCTATTTAAATCATTTTTGGAGTCAATGGGTGGCCGATCGCCAAAATCGATTTTCACTGACCAAGATGAGGCTATTATGCAGGCAGCCGAGCAGGTGTTTCCTAACACGCAGCATTGCTTCTCCTACTGGCATATTCTGAAGAATGCACAGTCTCATTTAGGCACTGTAAATACTTCTCAAGCATTTCAAAATATGTTTATGAAGTGCATGCAAGGATGTGACATAGAAATGGAACTTCAGGAATcttgggatgctatgcttgatgaatacaaacTACAGGATAATGATTGGCTTAATGGCCTTTATAAGTTTCATAACAGATGGTGCTCGGTATTTAACCAAGATACTTTTGAtggtgggattaattcatcccaGTGGGGAGAGGTCTCAAACAATATCCTCACTGGAATTGCTGATGAATCTACTTCTCTAACAAGATTTGCTCTCTTGCTGGAAAAGGTTGTGAAAACACTACGTAGAAATGAGTCAGAAGAGGATTTTCGCTGCAGCCAAACTGCTCCAGTTCGTGCAATCAAGCACAGTACAGTTCTGAAGCAGGCTGCAGAGTCTTATACACATAGGTTGTACAAATTATTTGAGGCTGAATTTCTGGATGGATGTGGAGCAACTTCATGTCATGAAAGTTCCTGTGGTGGAAGCTTATTGAGGTTTGAAATAACAATGCAGGGCAGGGGTTCAAAAATGTGGACTGTTCTTCTTGATACATCCACAATGGAAATCTCTTGTGGTTGCAGAAAGTTTGAAAGGATGGGTCTTCTTTGTTCTCATGCTATGAAAGCGTTCAGCCTGCAGAATGTGGATATGGTTCCTGAAAAGTACATCTTGAAACGCTGGACGAAAGATGCCAGGAGAAGCATGTATAATCCCAGTCAAGAAGATTCAACACAACAGGAATGTACCGAGGCTGAACTTGCATATCGCAATCGCGCAATGCAGTATGCGTATAACCTTGTATTGAAGAGCCAGGAACTGGAAGAAGCAAGAAAGATATTCTGGGACTCCCTTGAAACAGGAGAGAAGGCATTAGAAGTGTTCTTCGAAATGAGAAGCCTGCACGCTCAATCTGCAAAAGATGCCAGtaaaggggagaagaagaagaagaaaatatctAAAGGACCAAGCGCCA AAAAAGCGAAGCAAGCCCTGGCATCTTCCTCGGCTCCTCCGGTACTAATTGCCCAAACTACTGAGCAGCAGTTTCAACCTGCACAAGATCCGCATGGTAATGGAACCATTGGAAGATCATATTACTATCAG GTTTTTCCATCTCCTATGCAACCAAACCAGATCTTCATGCATCCAAATACAATGCCTGTTTGTGCACCACAG
- the LOC123411882 gene encoding protein FAR1-RELATED SEQUENCE 9-like isoform X3 has protein sequence MDIRQGSQEELLRMRKNGEEGKKGEDHRNSLSRKEATEELIGCTVHSEEEAYKLYCDYGHRIGFSVRKGKQSYFIGTRDIRTKDYYCSKEGLKYDEPVTEANFNRPDTRTNCKAMVRFRVDEKGRWTVIRFVPVHNHQLAKPGERHLLRSAKSFAVGKSGVIDPAESAESHAMNGSSDRTVGDISEPPGYTTRDCYNRDNVQNITLIAAGDIQSLVSYFKRRTNEEGMFYWDVQVDQEGRMTNFFFRDGKSRSDYDCFGDAVIFDTTYRTNKYSLICAPFVGVNHHWHNIVFGFAFLLDDSTASYVWLFKSFLESMGGRSPKSIFTDQDEAIMQAAEQVFPNTQHCFSYWHILKNAQSHLGTVNTSQAFQNMFMKCMQGCDIEMELQESWDAMLDEYKLQDNDWLNGLYKFHNRWCSVFNQDTFDGGINSSQWGEVSNNILTGIADESTSLTRFALLLEKVVKTLRRNESEEDFRCSQTAPVRAIKHSTVLKQAAESYTHRLYKLFEAEFLDGCGATSCHESSCGGSLLRFEITMQGRGSKMWTVLLDTSTMEISCGCRKFERMGLLCSHAMKAFSLQNVDMVPEKYILKRWTKDARRSMYNPSQEDSTQQECTEAELAYRNRAMQYAYNLVLKSQELEEARKIFWDSLETGEKALEVFFEMRSLHAQSAKDASKGEKKKKKISKGPSAKKAKQALASSSAPPVLIAQTTEQQFQPAQDPHGNGTIGRSYYYQVFPSPMQPNQIFMHPNTMPVCAPQDLSAYAAVRPNSNFGGAKNI, from the exons ATGGATATCAGACAAGGCTCACAAGAGGAATTGCTTCGAATGAGGAAAAATGGCGAAGAAGGAAAGAAGGGGGAAGACCATCGAAATTCCTTGAGCCGCAAGGAGGCGACCGAGGAGCTTATCGGTTGCACGGTCCACAGTGAGGAAGAGGCGTACAAGCTCTACTGCGACTATGGACATCGGATCGGTTTTAGTGTCCGGAAGGGCAAGCAGTCCTACTTCATTGGCACCAGGGACATCCGGACAAAAGATTactactgctccaaggaagggCTTAAATACGACGAGCCTGTCACGGAAGCGAATTTCAATCGGCCGGACACAAGAACGAATTGCAAGGCGATGGTCCGCTTTAGAGTCGATGAGAAAGGGCGTTGGACCGTCATACGCTTTGTTCCCGTGCACAATCACCAGTTGGCCAAACCTGGGGAGAGGCATCTGTTGAGATCCGCCAAGTCATTTGCTGTTGGAAAATCAGGTGTTATAGATCCAGCAGAATCTGCTGAATCACATGCAATGAATGGTTCCTCTGACAGGACCGTGGGTGATATTAGTGAGCCTCCAGGCTACACGACAAGGGATTGCTACAATCGTGACAATGTGCAGAATATAACGCTAATTGCGGCAGGAGACATCCAAAGTCTTGTAAGCTACTTCAAGCGTAGAACCAACGAGGAAGGAATGTTCTATTGGGATGTCCAAGTTGATCAAGAAGGTCGCATGACTAACTTCTTCTTCAGGGATGGTAAAAGTAGAAGTGATTATGACTGCTTTGGGGATGCTGTTATATTTGACACAACCTACCGCACAAATAAATATAGCCTGATATGTGCCCCTTTTGTTGGAGTTAACCACCATTGGCACAATATTGTTTTCGGATTTGCGTTCTTGTTAGATGACTCCACTGCTTCCTATGTTTGGCTATTTAAATCATTTTTGGAGTCAATGGGTGGCCGATCGCCAAAATCGATTTTCACTGACCAAGATGAGGCTATTATGCAGGCAGCCGAGCAGGTGTTTCCTAACACGCAGCATTGCTTCTCCTACTGGCATATTCTGAAGAATGCACAGTCTCATTTAGGCACTGTAAATACTTCTCAAGCATTTCAAAATATGTTTATGAAGTGCATGCAAGGATGTGACATAGAAATGGAACTTCAGGAATcttgggatgctatgcttgatgaatacaaacTACAGGATAATGATTGGCTTAATGGCCTTTATAAGTTTCATAACAGATGGTGCTCGGTATTTAACCAAGATACTTTTGAtggtgggattaattcatcccaGTGGGGAGAGGTCTCAAACAATATCCTCACTGGAATTGCTGATGAATCTACTTCTCTAACAAGATTTGCTCTCTTGCTGGAAAAGGTTGTGAAAACACTACGTAGAAATGAGTCAGAAGAGGATTTTCGCTGCAGCCAAACTGCTCCAGTTCGTGCAATCAAGCACAGTACAGTTCTGAAGCAGGCTGCAGAGTCTTATACACATAGGTTGTACAAATTATTTGAGGCTGAATTTCTGGATGGATGTGGAGCAACTTCATGTCATGAAAGTTCCTGTGGTGGAAGCTTATTGAGGTTTGAAATAACAATGCAGGGCAGGGGTTCAAAAATGTGGACTGTTCTTCTTGATACATCCACAATGGAAATCTCTTGTGGTTGCAGAAAGTTTGAAAGGATGGGTCTTCTTTGTTCTCATGCTATGAAAGCGTTCAGCCTGCAGAATGTGGATATGGTTCCTGAAAAGTACATCTTGAAACGCTGGACGAAAGATGCCAGGAGAAGCATGTATAATCCCAGTCAAGAAGATTCAACACAACAGGAATGTACCGAGGCTGAACTTGCATATCGCAATCGCGCAATGCAGTATGCGTATAACCTTGTATTGAAGAGCCAGGAACTGGAAGAAGCAAGAAAGATATTCTGGGACTCCCTTGAAACAGGAGAGAAGGCATTAGAAGTGTTCTTCGAAATGAGAAGCCTGCACGCTCAATCTGCAAAAGATGCCAGtaaaggggagaagaagaagaagaaaatatctAAAGGACCAAGCGCCA AAAAAGCGAAGCAAGCCCTGGCATCTTCCTCGGCTCCTCCGGTACTAATTGCCCAAACTACTGAGCAGCAGTTTCAACCTGCACAAGATCCGCATGGTAATGGAACCATTGGAAGATCATATTACTATCAG GTTTTTCCATCTCCTATGCAACCAAACCAGATCTTCATGCATCCAAATACAATGCCTGTTTGTGCACCACAG